Proteins from a genomic interval of Cyprinus carpio isolate SPL01 chromosome A21, ASM1834038v1, whole genome shotgun sequence:
- the LOC109086029 gene encoding uncharacterized protein LOC109086029: MKNSKPIALDRRDFHSLLDVIGGFGAVVAVGIIAMLSVCAAFFIYRSFRGQRGKGDENNGNETTVASGEGSASRRRKRERDDRPTESTGVCQDEKQKKCSESTNLSSTDSMLQSIPEVPEKDLNESTLKDLEEITDELLTDLEPEMGEKTDSDLDQCLEMDPDENTECEEHIQHEDDDDGGGGCEVLADVSVGSTQLDVQRNSVKKEIEEYLDKSVSVETDEPSETESARDIIYQRRQDHVITQSNSSSDQASKIQLEENIKTSTVEEAEDTSKKSEDHHDWRFPQTNNFDCCCCDKKTDTVEKMKGQPWFDTGSYATDATNLSSAVETMVNHSSRFDFQNYLGFQADNTFIGGSSTQVSLSQEKKTDEESATMEKKHEKNEISIMEAIMDNNEWLNVGAPEFRDLPWLTPAANEEKQMQQEKEGQVKTGLAKDDDEPANKRVATVPPLSQAVNVTFRIHYITYSPSQIVAVTGSLQELGAWERFVPLQEAKDGFWANTISLPMESQVEWKFVLVEDGRISRWEECGNRYLFLTSQDEDIYLDKCWGCS, encoded by the exons ATGAAGAACAGCAAACCGATTGCTCTGGACCGGCGCGATTTTCATTCCCTGCTGGATGTGATCGGCGGCTTCGGTGCCGTAGTCGCCGTGGGGATCATTGCCATGCTGTCGGTGTGCGCCGCGTTCTTCATTTACCGATCCTTTAGAGGTCAGCGCGGAAAGGGTGACGAGAATAACGGGAACGAAACGACGGTAGCATCGGGAGAAGGGAGCGCGTCTCggaggaggaaaagagagagggaTGATCGCCCTACCGAGTCAACAG GAGTATGTCAGGATGAAAAGCAGAAGAAGTGCAGTGAATCCACTAACCTCTCATCCACTGACAGCATGCTCCAGAGCATACCAGAGGTACCAGAGAAAGACCTGAATGAAAGCACTCTCAAGGACTTGGAGGAGATTACAGATGAGCTTCTAACGGATTTGGAACCTGAAATGGGAGAAAAAACGGATTCTGATCTGGATCAGTGTTTAGAAATGGATCCTGATGAAAACACGGAATGTGAGGAACATATTCAgcatgaggatgatgatgatggtggtggtgggtgTGAGGTTTTGGCTGATGTGAGTGTAGGTTCGACGCAGTTGGACGTCCAACGCAATTCTGTCAAGAAGGAAATTGAAGAATATCTTGACAAGTCTGTGAGTGTAGAAACAGATGAACCGTCTGAAACTGAAAGCGCTCGGGATATCATTTATCAGAGACGTCAAGATCATGTCATTACTCAAAGCAATTCTTCTTCAGACCAAGCCAGTAAGATCCAGTTAGAGGAAAACATCAAGACATCTACTGTAGAGGAAGCAGAGGACACGAGCAAGAAGTCTGAAGACCATCATGATTGGCGTTTTCCACAAACAAATAACTTTGATTGCTGTTGCTGTGATAAGAAGACGGATACGGTTGAGAAAATGAAAGGCCAGCCATGGTTTGACACTGGAAGCTACGCCACAGACGCCACAAACCTGAGCTCTGCTGTGGAAACAATGGTCAACCACAGCAGCAGGTTTGACTTCCAGAACTACTTGGGTTTCCAAGCAGATAATACGTTCATTGGTGGGTCTTCAACACAGGTGAGCCTCTCACAAGAGAAGAAAACTGATGAAGAGAGTGCGACAATggaaaagaaacatgaaaagaaTGAGATCAGCATCATGGAAGCCATTATGGACAATAACGAGTGGCTAAACGTAGGAGCACCAGAGTTCAGAGATCTTCCTTGGCTTACACCAGctgcaaatgaagaaaaacagatgcaACAAGAAAAAGAAGGGCAAGTCAAGACCGGTTTAGCCAAAGATGATGACGAACCGGCTAATAAAAGAGTAGCTACTGTTCCGCCTTTATCACAAGCGGTTAACGTAACCTTCAGGATTCACTACATCACATACTCACCAAGCCAGATAGTGGCTGTTACCGGGAGCCTGCAGGAATTGGGGGCCTGGGAGAGATTTGTTCCACTACAGGAAGCCAAGGACGGGTTCTGGGCCAACACTATCAGCCTCCCTATGGAGAGCCAGGTGGAGTGGAAGTTCGTCCTGGTGGAAGACGGAAGGATCTCTCGCTGGGAGGAGTGTGGAAACCGCTATCTCTTCTTAACAAGCCAAGATGAAGACATCTATCTTGATAAGTGCTGGGGATGTTCTTGA